A DNA window from Zingiber officinale cultivar Zhangliang chromosome 3A, Zo_v1.1, whole genome shotgun sequence contains the following coding sequences:
- the LOC122050286 gene encoding leucine-rich repeat receptor-like protein kinase PEPR1 — MTIDDLTEMDVSQNDLEGNISFSSKTICKLERLIFSGNVFESNNMLNGTIPPGLANFSSLKRLVLSHNNLSDSIPEFFVASNLLYIDLSFNKRNGQIPQTVGNIVNLTMINLYMNKLDGPIPRQIENLSNLQLLNLFNNNLYGPLPFELSEGHRLFALDLRFNSFNGTISTNFENLSHLSQLILQENDFSCSSEETSWEGPMNMIMNFLLLLLLAIFQLSNALNSDGTALLALSSNLILSQSVNSTWNSLDPSPCRWAGISCDKSGYATSIVLPALRISSSLGKEIVLLIRLKELNLAANDLSGLFPQN; from the exons ATGACCATAGATGACCTCACAGAAATGGATGTTAGTCAAAATGATCTAGAGGGGAACATCTCTTTTAGTTCAAAAACAATATGCAAGTTGGAGAGATTAATTTTCTCCGGCAATGTATTTGAAA GCAATAATATGCTTAATGGGACAATACCTCCAGGCCTTGCAAACTTTTCGAGTTTGAAGAGGTTGGTTCTTTCACACAACAATCTTAGTGACTCAATTCCAGAATTCTTTGTGGCATCAAATTTGCTATATATTGATTTAAGTTTCAACAAACGCAATGGACAAATTCCTCAAACTGTAGGGAACATTGTGAATCTGACCATGATCAACTTATATATGAATAAGCTTGATGGACCGATACCTCGACAAATAGAAAACCTATCCAACCTTCAGCTTCTGAATCTGTTCAATAACAATTTGTATGGTCCATTGCCTTTTGAATTATCAGAAGGTCATCGATTATTTGCATTGGACTTGAGATTCAACTCTTTCAATGGAACAATATCGACaaactttgaaaatttatctCATCTCTCTCAGTTGATACTGCAAGAGAATGATTTCAGTTGTAGTTCGGAGGAAACAAGTTGGGAG GGACCAATGAACATGATCATGAATTTTCTGCTGTTGTTGCTCTTGGCTATCTTTCAACTAAGCAATGCCTTGAACTCTGATGGAACTGCACTATTAGCCCTTTCCAGCAACTTGATACTTTCTCAATCAGTGAACTCTACCTGGAATTCATTAGACCCAAGTCCCTGTAGATGGGCGGGAATCAGTTGCGACAAAAGTGGATATGCCACTTCAATTGTGCTTCCTGCACTACGAATTTCTAGTTCTCTGGGCAAAGAAATTGTGTTGCTTATTCGTCTGAAGGAACTAAATCTTGCTGCCAATGATCTTTCTGGATTATTCCCTCAGAATTAG